A part of Miscanthus floridulus cultivar M001 chromosome 6, ASM1932011v1, whole genome shotgun sequence genomic DNA contains:
- the LOC136459936 gene encoding probable calcium-binding protein CML31, protein MVVAASSSSASSISSELGSLFAAFDADADGRISASELRECVRATLGAEAAVSAEEAEALVADADADGDGLLDAAEFARLVASLQQDAGEEDRHRGLRLAFGMYSETENNSMEGQAGCITPASLRRMLARLGAHQDVDECRAMICRFDLDGDGVLSFDEFKIMMNAA, encoded by the coding sequence ATGGTTGtcgccgcgtcgtcgtcgtccgcgaGCAGCATCAGCAGCGAGCTGGGGTCGCTGTTCGCGGCGTTCGACGCGGACGCGGACGGGCGGATCTCGGCGTCCGAGCTGCGCGAGTGCGTGCGGGCGACGCTGGGGGCCGAGGCGGCCGTGTCggcggaggaggcggaggcgctggtggcggacgcggacgcggacgGCGACGGGCTGCTGGACGCCGCCGAGTTCGCCCGGCTCGTGGCGAGCCTGCAGCAGGACGCCGGTGAGGAGGACCGGCACCGGGGCCTGCGCCTGGCGTTCGGCATGTACTCCGAGACCGAGAATAATAGTATGGAGGGGCAAGCAGGGTGCATCACCCCCGCCAGCCTGAGGCGGATGCTCGCCAGGCTCGGCGCGCACCAGGACGTCGACGAGTGCCGCGCCATGATCTGCAGGTTCGACCTCGACGGCGACGGCGTGCTCAGCTTCGACGAGTTCAAGATCATGATGAACGCCGCCTGA
- the LOC136459937 gene encoding putative calcium-binding protein CML19, with amino-acid sequence MAVYASSEFSRVFSALDRDGDGKLSAAELRLCMKAALGEDVSAEEADRLVASADADGDGLLSQEELLVLALTGTAAAEAEEEDEGERRRELREAFGMYAMEGEGCITPLSLKRMLSRLGYHQDIDECRAMICRFDLNGDGVLSFEEFKVIMDA; translated from the coding sequence ATGGCGGTGTACGCATCATCCGAGTTCAGCCGCGTGTTCTCGGCGCTGGACCGGGACGGCGATGGCAAGCTGTCGGCGGCCGAGCTGCGCCTCTGCATGAAGGCTGCGCTGGGCGAGGACGTGTCGGCGGAGGAGGCGGACCGCCTGGTGGCGTCGGCGGACGCCGACGGCGACGGGCTGCTGAGCCAGGAGGAGCTCCTTGTGCTGGCGCTGacggggacggcggcggcggaggcggaggaggaggacgagggcgAGCGGCGGCGGGAGCTCAGGGAGGCGTTCGGGATGTACGCCATGGAAGGCGAAGGGTGCATCACGCCGCTGAGCCTGAAGCGGATGCTCTCCAGGCTGGGCTACCACCAGGACATTGATGAGTGCAGGGCCATGATCTGCAGGTTTGATCTCAACGGCGACGGGGTGCTCAGCTTCGAGGAATTCAAGGTCATAATGGATGCATAG